The Janthinobacterium lividum genome has a window encoding:
- a CDS encoding S9 family peptidase, giving the protein MRLVLPLLPLLLLSLLPAAHAAPSTTIAPTPITLDQAMADPDWIGTPVEAAWWGGNGQLYYKQKRLGSPLRDTYQLPDANAKLNSGKKVDDAQLASLDGQQMVVNRAGTRAILLRNGDLFERDLKSGALIQITRGVSAISDPQYSADGGAVQYRSGTDWFSWNRVDRLSAPVALLRAAKDPDAKPEADALRDLQLRLIVNLARQKEDRDATRERRHEERRLDSTRAPEPIYLGDKVTISGSALSPDGRWLLFVTQDKAAEKGKLGKLARYVTETGYPDVDDERTRVGRNMPIAQSLKLADLRTGQVREIAFDSLPGIATDPLASLRAEQKLPPLKGNRGVRVDAQRDGIAWTDDGSNVAVRVRAIDNKDRWIANVDLANAALVPVHRISDTAWVNRRADEFGWLPDNATLWYLSEESGYAHLYTKTGAAPARALTSGQWEVSAVEWSRDGKNAYFLCNRQAPGTYEVCASTAREGGAREVTQLKGVENFGLSPDGGKLLLRYSTSYMPAQLATIPVSGGKATILTDTRSDAFKARNWVMPELVQVPSTHGAAPIWAKLYRPKQLEAGKRYPIVMFAHGAGYLQNVTERYPVYFREQMFHNLLVEQGYIVLDVDYRASLGYGSAWRTAIYRQMGHPELEDFIDGANWLAQQHQGDIKNVGIYGGSYGGFMSLMALMRAPEVFKSGAALRPVTDWTTYNHEYTANILNTPDIDPQAYKISSPIEYADKLTGNLLIAHGMIDDNVFYQDSVRLSQRLIELKKDNWEMASYPMERHGFVQPEAWYDEYRRIYQLFQRTLK; this is encoded by the coding sequence ATGCGTCTGGTTCTTCCCCTGCTGCCGCTCCTGCTGCTATCTCTGCTGCCCGCCGCCCATGCGGCCCCCTCCACCACCATCGCGCCCACGCCGATCACCCTGGACCAGGCCATGGCCGATCCCGACTGGATCGGCACGCCCGTCGAGGCGGCGTGGTGGGGCGGGAATGGCCAGCTGTACTACAAGCAAAAACGCCTCGGCTCGCCCCTGCGCGACACCTATCAATTGCCTGACGCGAACGCCAAGCTCAATAGCGGCAAGAAGGTCGACGATGCGCAGCTGGCCAGCCTCGATGGCCAGCAGATGGTCGTCAACCGGGCCGGCACGCGCGCCATCCTGCTGCGCAACGGCGACTTGTTCGAGCGCGACCTGAAAAGCGGCGCCTTGATCCAGATCACGCGCGGCGTCTCCGCTATCAGCGACCCGCAATATTCCGCCGACGGCGGCGCCGTGCAATACCGCAGCGGCACTGACTGGTTCAGCTGGAACCGGGTTGACCGCCTGAGCGCCCCCGTCGCCCTGCTGCGCGCGGCCAAGGATCCGGACGCCAAGCCGGAAGCGGACGCCCTGCGCGACCTGCAACTGCGCCTGATCGTCAACCTGGCGCGCCAGAAGGAAGACCGCGACGCCACCCGCGAGCGACGCCACGAAGAGCGCCGCCTGGACAGCACGCGCGCGCCGGAACCGATCTACCTGGGCGATAAGGTCACCATTTCCGGCAGCGCCCTGTCGCCGGATGGCCGCTGGCTGCTGTTCGTCACGCAAGATAAAGCCGCTGAAAAGGGCAAGCTGGGCAAACTGGCCCGCTACGTCACGGAAACGGGCTACCCGGACGTGGATGACGAGCGCACGCGCGTGGGCCGCAACATGCCTATCGCGCAAAGCCTGAAACTGGCCGACCTGCGCACGGGCCAGGTGCGCGAGATCGCTTTCGACAGCTTACCCGGCATCGCCACCGACCCGCTGGCCAGTCTGCGCGCCGAGCAGAAGCTGCCGCCGCTGAAGGGCAACCGTGGCGTGCGCGTCGATGCCCAGCGCGACGGCATCGCCTGGACCGATGACGGTTCCAACGTGGCCGTGCGCGTGCGCGCCATCGACAACAAGGACCGCTGGATCGCCAACGTCGACCTGGCCAACGCAGCCCTCGTGCCCGTGCACCGCATCAGCGACACGGCCTGGGTCAACCGCCGCGCCGACGAATTCGGCTGGCTGCCCGACAACGCCACCCTGTGGTATTTGTCCGAGGAAAGCGGCTACGCCCACCTGTACACGAAAACCGGCGCCGCGCCCGCGCGCGCCTTGACCAGCGGCCAGTGGGAAGTGAGCGCCGTCGAATGGAGCCGCGACGGCAAGAACGCCTATTTTCTATGCAACCGGCAGGCGCCAGGCACGTATGAAGTGTGCGCCAGCACGGCCAGGGAGGGCGGCGCGCGCGAAGTGACGCAATTGAAAGGCGTGGAAAACTTCGGCCTGTCGCCTGATGGCGGCAAGCTGCTGCTGCGCTATTCGACCAGCTATATGCCGGCCCAGCTGGCGACCATTCCAGTCTCCGGCGGCAAGGCGACTATCCTGACGGATACGCGCAGCGACGCCTTCAAGGCGCGCAACTGGGTCATGCCGGAACTGGTGCAAGTGCCGTCCACGCATGGCGCGGCGCCCATCTGGGCCAAGCTGTACCGGCCAAAACAGCTGGAAGCAGGCAAGCGCTACCCGATCGTCATGTTCGCGCACGGCGCCGGCTACCTGCAAAACGTCACCGAGCGCTACCCCGTGTATTTCCGCGAACAGATGTTCCACAACCTGCTGGTGGAGCAGGGTTACATCGTGCTCGACGTCGACTACCGCGCCTCGCTCGGCTACGGCAGCGCGTGGCGCACGGCCATTTACCGCCAGATGGGCCACCCGGAACTCGAAGATTTCATCGATGGCGCCAACTGGCTGGCGCAACAGCACCAGGGCGATATCAAGAACGTGGGCATCTATGGCGGCAGCTATGGCGGCTTCATGAGCCTGATGGCCCTGATGCGCGCGCCGGAAGTCTTCAAGTCCGGTGCCGCCCTGCGTCCCGTGACGGACTGGACCACCTACAACCACGAGTACACGGCCAACATCCTGAACACGCCGGACATCGATCCGCAGGCGTATAAAATCTCGTCGCCGATCGAATACGCGGACAAGCTGACGGGCAACCTGCTGATCGCCCACGGCATGATCGACGACAACGTGTTCTACCAGGATTCCGTGCGCCTGTCGCAGCGCCTGATCGAGCTGAAAAAGGATAACTGGGAAATGGCCAGCTATCCGATGGAGCGCCACGGCTTCGTACAGCCGGAAGCGTGGTATGACGAGTACCGCCGCATTTATCAGTTATTTCAGCGCACGCTGAAATAA
- a CDS encoding EAL domain-containing protein, with protein MAASNDLAHWRGQVFSRLLQVVLLLGSVTAIPSALLAASEAIWSIVALDLLAIGWIGIIWHLRAMPYRWRVWQFLIVAYLVGVGLLLKIGPVSQIYMMLMPVLAALLLGMRPALSTLALTSLTIFFLGLHPDVALQMPGTPDSPVLRALIVALNFLFIAAVLTLSCAFLLRHLERSSQALSQLNAELRLTATALARLNDMVMIAEVADALPDVGAVSATRIIFVNDAFERSSGYARAEVLGRSLLFQHGPATDTEELARIAAAMGRAQPARAELLNYNKAGKAYWVEAELVPFTDADGKQTHWVAVEREIDERKQSEADIHRLAFYDVLTGLPNRRLLMDRLGHLLAAAPRDHKVSALMFIDLDHFKHINDARGHATGDALLRLAGQRLAQLMRKADTVARIGGDEFVVLLAHLAEDLDSAARAAAHVAEKIRAAIARDFDIDGQSYHCSASIGVTLLPKAGQQAHDLLREADIAMYRAKAEGRNGIAFFEAAMQAGVERRLTLERALARALADHELCMHVQPQVDRHGRVTGAELLMRWPQADGTHIGPGVFIPIAEESGLIVRLGHWALREACRAATLLAQAGSPIALSVNVSPAQFRQPDFAARVQAALAEHGAPAGALILELTEGLLIDQRDASLARMRELADLGIRFSIDDFGTGYSSLAYLTSMPLYELKIDKRFIDDTPHDARDTAIVQAILAMARHLGLRVVAEGVETQEQADFLIAHDCDGLQDYLYARPMPLEDFLAWLARHQA; from the coding sequence GTGGCGGCGTCGAACGATCTCGCGCACTGGCGCGGTCAGGTCTTTAGCCGCCTGCTGCAGGTGGTTTTGCTGCTTGGCTCCGTGACGGCCATTCCCAGCGCGCTGCTGGCCGCGAGCGAAGCCATCTGGTCCATTGTCGCCCTCGACTTGCTGGCCATCGGCTGGATCGGCATCATCTGGCATCTGCGCGCCATGCCCTACCGCTGGCGCGTGTGGCAATTTCTCATCGTCGCCTACCTGGTGGGCGTGGGCCTGTTGCTGAAAATCGGCCCCGTCAGCCAGATCTACATGATGCTCATGCCCGTGCTGGCGGCCTTGCTGCTTGGAATGCGTCCAGCCTTGTCGACCCTGGCCCTGACCTCGCTGACCATCTTTTTCCTCGGCCTGCATCCCGACGTCGCCCTGCAAATGCCGGGCACGCCCGATTCTCCCGTGCTGCGCGCGCTGATCGTGGCCCTGAACTTCCTGTTCATCGCCGCCGTGCTGACCCTTTCCTGCGCCTTCCTGCTGCGCCACCTGGAACGCAGCAGCCAGGCCCTGTCGCAGCTGAACGCCGAGCTGCGCTTGACGGCCACGGCGCTGGCCCGCCTGAACGACATGGTGATGATCGCCGAAGTGGCCGATGCCCTGCCCGACGTGGGCGCGGTATCCGCCACGCGCATCATCTTCGTCAACGACGCCTTCGAACGCAGCAGCGGCTATGCACGCGCCGAGGTGCTGGGCCGCAGCCTGCTGTTCCAGCATGGCCCCGCCACCGATACGGAGGAACTGGCCCGCATCGCCGCCGCCATGGGCCGCGCCCAGCCGGCACGCGCGGAACTGCTCAATTACAACAAGGCCGGCAAGGCGTACTGGGTCGAAGCGGAACTGGTGCCGTTCACGGATGCGGACGGCAAGCAAACCCACTGGGTGGCCGTCGAGCGCGAGATCGACGAACGCAAGCAGTCGGAAGCGGACATCCACCGCCTGGCCTTCTACGACGTGCTGACGGGCTTGCCCAACCGGCGCCTGCTGATGGACCGTCTCGGCCACCTGCTGGCCGCCGCGCCGCGCGACCATAAAGTCAGCGCGCTGATGTTCATCGACCTCGACCACTTCAAGCACATCAACGACGCGCGTGGCCACGCCACCGGCGACGCGCTGCTGCGCCTGGCCGGCCAACGGCTGGCGCAACTGATGCGCAAGGCCGACACGGTGGCGCGCATCGGCGGCGACGAATTCGTCGTGCTGCTGGCGCACCTGGCCGAGGACCTGGACAGCGCCGCCCGCGCGGCGGCCCATGTGGCCGAGAAAATCCGCGCCGCCATCGCGCGCGACTTCGATATCGACGGGCAGTCCTATCATTGCAGCGCCAGCATCGGCGTGACCCTGCTGCCGAAAGCGGGGCAGCAGGCGCACGACCTGCTGCGCGAAGCCGACATCGCCATGTACCGCGCCAAGGCGGAAGGGCGCAACGGCATCGCCTTCTTTGAAGCGGCCATGCAGGCGGGCGTGGAGCGGCGCCTGACCCTGGAACGGGCGCTGGCGCGCGCCCTCGCTGACCATGAACTATGCATGCACGTGCAGCCGCAGGTCGACCGCCACGGCCGGGTGACGGGCGCCGAATTGCTGATGCGCTGGCCGCAGGCGGACGGCACGCACATCGGACCCGGCGTCTTCATCCCCATCGCCGAGGAATCGGGGCTGATCGTCAGGCTCGGGCACTGGGCCCTGCGCGAAGCGTGCCGCGCCGCTACGCTGCTGGCGCAGGCTGGATCGCCCATCGCCCTGTCGGTGAACGTCAGTCCTGCCCAGTTTCGCCAGCCCGATTTCGCCGCCCGCGTGCAGGCGGCGCTGGCCGAACACGGCGCGCCGGCCGGCGCCCTGATCCTGGAGCTGACGGAAGGCCTGTTAATCGACCAGCGCGACGCCTCGCTGGCGCGCATGCGCGAACTGGCGGACCTGGGCATCCGCTTTTCCATCGACGATTTCGGCACCGGCTATTCCAGCCTCGCCTACCTGACCTCGATGCCGCTGTACGAACTGAAGATCGACAAGCGCTTCATCGACGACACGCCGCACGATGCGCGCGACACGGCCATCGTGCAAGCGATACTGGCCATGGCGCGCCACCTGGGCTTGCGCGTCGTGGCCGAAGGCGTGGAAACGCAGGAGCAGGCCGACTTCCTGATCGCCCACGATTGCGACGGCTTGCAGGACTACCTGTATGCGCGGCCGATGCCGCTGGAAGACTTTCTCGCCTGGCTGGCCCGGCATCAAGCTTAG
- a CDS encoding cytochrome-c peroxidase: MRRTLSPFLFITSLAFSGVLHAAEKEPIQPITAAKVANPAMVELGKKLFFDPRLSRSGFISCNSCHNLSMGGTDNIKTSIGHNWQRGPINSPTMLNSSMNVAQFWDGRAKDLQEQAGGPIANPGEMAFTHELAIDVLASIPAYRAEFRQVFGQDKLTIEQVTRAIAAFEEVLVTPGSRFDQWLVGKKSALTKDELAGYQLFKSSGCIACHNGPAVGGNTFQKMGVVEPYKTAMTAEGRSAVTGKDADRFNFKVPTLRNVELTYPYFHDGEAATLTQAVDVMGRLQLGRTFTPDENAKLVAFLKTLTGKQPHIVLPILPPSSDTTPRPVPFD, from the coding sequence GCCGCCGAAAAGGAACCGATCCAGCCCATCACTGCCGCCAAGGTCGCCAATCCGGCAATGGTCGAGCTGGGCAAAAAACTGTTTTTCGATCCGCGCCTGTCGCGCTCTGGCTTTATTTCCTGCAATAGCTGCCATAACCTGAGCATGGGCGGCACCGATAACATCAAGACGTCGATCGGCCACAACTGGCAGCGCGGGCCCATCAATTCGCCCACGATGCTCAATTCCAGCATGAACGTGGCGCAATTCTGGGATGGCCGCGCCAAGGATTTGCAGGAGCAGGCGGGTGGCCCCATCGCCAATCCCGGCGAGATGGCTTTTACGCACGAGCTGGCCATTGACGTGCTGGCCTCGATTCCCGCCTACCGCGCGGAATTCAGGCAAGTCTTTGGCCAGGATAAGCTGACCATCGAGCAAGTCACGCGCGCCATCGCCGCATTTGAAGAGGTGCTGGTGACGCCCGGTTCCCGCTTTGACCAATGGCTGGTCGGGAAGAAGAGCGCGTTGACGAAAGACGAGCTGGCCGGCTACCAGTTATTTAAATCGAGCGGCTGTATCGCCTGTCATAACGGCCCCGCCGTGGGTGGCAACACCTTCCAGAAGATGGGCGTGGTGGAGCCGTATAAAACGGCGATGACGGCAGAGGGACGTTCGGCCGTGACGGGCAAGGATGCGGACCGCTTCAACTTCAAGGTGCCCACCTTGCGCAACGTGGAACTGACCTATCCCTATTTCCACGATGGCGAGGCGGCCACCCTGACGCAAGCCGTCGACGTGATGGGCCGTTTGCAGCTGGGCCGCACCTTTACGCCTGACGAAAACGCCAAGCTGGTGGCCTTCCTGAAAACCCTGACGGGCAAGCAGCCGCACATCGTGCTGCCGATCCTGCCGCCATCGTCCGACACGACGCCGCGGCCGGTGCCGTTTGACTGA